The following are from one region of the Candidatus Effluviviaceae Genus V sp. genome:
- a CDS encoding response regulator, translating into MLLVDDDPETVEDMAAVLERFFKCVGVSKPDDVVPAYLEHRPDVVLLDIMFGDDPVGYDLLEHLQAADRHVAVFMWSEDARMDTGLTALSRGAFGVLRKTPRRGEIIPAIEACLRGRRRDILVASPHTTGRENIIVFVHVDESTGAVVERARRLADEESPVLVAGEPGVGRERLAREIHAVSVGFGGLFVRCDCRERGDVPVQALLFGWTETGSANGTVLHPGLCEAADGGVLFLRDADALPATAEQGLLELLDEGRYTPVGDTVGRRADVRVIASTSHGRDDTFSSELLGRLGARTITVPPLRERPADIRPLVAAFVAARAGMLGRSLSLSDGAVSRLESASWPGNVAQLRAVVERACDGASGGEVTAEDVEKALVSGGGAP; encoded by the coding sequence TTGCTCCTTGTCGATGACGATCCGGAGACGGTGGAGGACATGGCCGCGGTCCTTGAGCGATTCTTCAAGTGCGTCGGTGTCTCGAAGCCCGACGACGTCGTGCCGGCCTATCTCGAGCACCGACCGGACGTCGTGCTTCTGGACATCATGTTCGGCGACGACCCCGTGGGATACGATCTCCTGGAGCACCTGCAGGCCGCCGACCGCCACGTCGCCGTCTTCATGTGGAGCGAGGATGCCAGAATGGACACCGGTCTGACGGCGCTCTCCCGCGGGGCCTTCGGCGTGCTCCGCAAGACACCGAGGCGCGGCGAGATCATTCCGGCCATCGAGGCCTGTCTCAGAGGACGTCGTCGGGATATCCTCGTCGCCTCGCCCCACACGACCGGACGGGAGAACATCATCGTCTTCGTTCACGTGGATGAGAGCACGGGAGCGGTGGTCGAACGCGCCCGAAGGCTGGCGGATGAGGAGAGTCCCGTGCTGGTCGCCGGTGAGCCGGGCGTCGGCAGGGAGCGTCTGGCGCGTGAGATCCACGCTGTGAGCGTCGGGTTCGGGGGGCTCTTCGTGCGCTGCGACTGCCGGGAACGGGGCGACGTCCCGGTGCAGGCGCTGCTCTTCGGATGGACGGAGACGGGGAGCGCGAACGGGACGGTGCTTCACCCGGGGCTGTGCGAGGCCGCCGACGGGGGCGTGCTCTTTCTGAGAGACGCCGATGCGCTGCCGGCGACCGCCGAGCAGGGACTCCTTGAGCTCCTCGACGAGGGCCGCTACACCCCGGTCGGGGACACCGTGGGCCGCCGGGCGGACGTCAGGGTCATCGCGTCGACATCCCACGGGCGGGACGACACGTTCTCCTCGGAGCTTCTCGGTCGACTTGGCGCACGCACGATCACCGTTCCTCCTCTCCGGGAACGCCCGGCGGACATCCGGCCGCTCGTCGCCGCGTTCGTTGCAGCCAGAGCGGGCATGCTGGGGCGAAGCCTCAGCCTGTCGGACGGGGCGGTCTCGCGGCTCGAGTCGGCGAGCTGGCCGGGGAACGTCGCCCAGCTGCGGGCGGTCGTCGAGCGGGCGTGCGACGGCGCCTCCGGTGGGGAGGTCACCGCGGAGGACGTCGAGAAGGCGCTGGTCAGTGGAGGTGGAGCGCCTTGA